In a genomic window of Gossypium arboreum isolate Shixiya-1 chromosome 9, ASM2569848v2, whole genome shotgun sequence:
- the LOC108455473 gene encoding beta-1,2-xylosyltransferase XYXT1-like translates to MKYDTIFARSFSRYDQKKLGYGAFLGCLLIALSFCIVFKPYLGSLPVLNMRMPVDVGLKMLRITNSYSFEKLRGGDIRSSMATIVNETSSSEIEMGESDTTGTNETISNGNAISSSTTPVINNKDITQQKEMKTLCHVEERTEFCEMYGDIRVDGKSSTVFMAADTMLESGSWVIRPYSRRGDEQAFKRVTKWFIKSGVDAYETPTQCDQRHNVPAIIFSTAGYAGNNFHDYTDIVLPLYLTSRQFYGEVKFLITDKKPWWIKKFRNILQKLSRYELVDIDKEVNVHCFTSVTVGLKRYPQELKIDSSKSPYSMKDFRKFLRSAYSLKKENAINMTDNGGKKRPRLFILSRKSTRAFTNTNAIAGMATRLGYEVVVTEVDSHVARVAEMVNSCDVMMGVHGAGLTNMIFLPENAILIQVIPIGGFEWLAKTDFGEPSKDMNLRYIGYQIKTEESTLIQQYPPDHEVLNDPYAIQRRGWYEFKSIYLQKQNVNLDVERFRITLLTALELLHQ, encoded by the exons ATGAAGTATGATACCATTTTTGCTAGAAGCTTTAGCCGCTATGACCAAAAGAAGTTAGGATATGGAGCATTTCTTGGTTGTTTGCTTATTGCATTGAGCTTCTGCATTGTCTTCAAGCCTTATTTGGGTTCTCTTCCAGTTC TGAATATGAGGATGCCGGTGGATGTTGGTCTCAAGATGTTACGGATTACGAATTCATACAGCTTTGAGAAGCTAAGGGGCGGTGATATAAGAAGTTCTATGGCAACAATTGTGAACGAAACAAGTAGTTCTGAGATTGAAATGGGGGAAAGTGATACAACCGGTACTAACGAAACAATAAGCAATGGCAACGCAATTAGCAGCTCTACGACCCCGGTGATCAACAATAAAGACATCACTCAGCAAAAGGAGATGAAGACACTTTGCCATGTAGAGGAAAGAACAGAATTTTGTGAGATGTATGGGGATATAAGAGTTGATGGAAAATCTTCTACAGTTTTCATGGCTGCTGATACCATGCTAGAAAGTGGCTCGTGGGTTATCCGTCCTTATTCCCGAAGAGGAGACGAACAGGCATTTAAACGTGTAACAAAATGGTTTATAAAATCAGGGGTCGATGCCTATGAAACACCTACTCAATGCGATCAAAGGCATAATGTCCCAGCCATTATTTTTTCCACGGCAGGATATGCTGGAAACAATTTCCATGACTACACCGACATCGTGCTTCCTCTATATTTAACTTCTCGACAGTTCTATGGAGAAGTGAAGTTTCTCATTACCGATAAAAAACCATGGTGGATTAAAAAGTTTCGAAATATATTACAGAAGCTTTCTAGATATGAGTTGGTCGACATTGATAAGGAAGTAAATGTTCATTGTTTCACAAGTGTGACGGTTGGCCTGAAGCGTTATCCACAAGAGCTGAAGATTGATTCTTCAAAATCACCTTATTCCATGAAAGACTTCAGGAAGTTTTTAAGGAGTGCTTATTCCTTGAAAAAAGAAAACGCCATCAACATGACGGATAATGGTGGGAAGAAAAGGCCTAGGCTTTTCATTCTTTCAAGAAAGAGTACCCGAGCATTTACAAACACCAACGCCATTGCCGGGATGGCAACAAGGTTAGGCTACGAAGTAGTGGTAACGGAGGTAGATTCGCACGTAGCAAGAGTTGCAGAAATGGTGAATTCGTGTGACGTAATGATGGGAGTCCATGGAGCGGGGTTGACCAACATGATTTTTCTTCCGGAGAATGCAATTTTGATACAAGTTATTCCCATTGGAGGGTTCGAATGGCTGGCCAAAACCGACTTCGGAGAGCCATCCAAGGACATGAACCTAAGGTACATAGGATATCAGATTAAAACGGAAGAGAGTACCTTGATACAACAATATCCACCAGATCATGAGGTATTGAACGATCCATATGCTATACAGAGACGGGGTTGGTATGAATTCAAGTCCATATATTtgcagaaacagaatgtcaaccTTGATGTGGAGAGGTTTAGGATCACTTTGTTAACAGCACTTGAGCTCTTACATCAGTAA